Proteins encoded together in one bacterium window:
- a CDS encoding PKD domain-containing protein, with product MRMLLPVLLLALCLCVPLCAQNADTDGDGVPDAIEKQLATDPNFAEQLTLVATDKTKAEGDGCGKDNYTPGLDVVAVSVGNVAGNRYLWRVDFADTCACDKGGFIIYLYGDDSKATGRSDMGCEYMLVYGQGSAGLRAFAADGKETPEPLRAAMLGKSLYLCADVNIQQQEGEAVGAFQVLTETRDPYKGMDSIGLTKFAVAGDSPRAKIIGPQDLTASRNMQVTWGFRLLERLKQDPKTTVLHPWEGTLSGYELNIQTEYVNRHVMCVGRTPHTITVKAPRAGKLHVGFITYQSGGRKNIVLSVGGKEAGMAVAGEQNNRECLFFTDKPLDLKAGTEIALEAVAGTPLIEEVLLLPQPPSVTKLARKLTNLEARPALTPDGRLVGEVTFITTWPTVCTVRVGPNVPDGPTSVQDPEPFANHRFWLNDLKPGQKYDVTVEAQTPEGETVRQQAAFVAAIQPPPGSVKQTALPLTMANDYPFELKAWPVTQGLPFPQGALVSADHLKLLDAAGREVPLQATVLCYWPDYSIKWVLLDFQTDLQAKQTVSFTLQYGTQVKRTPIARPLQITEGQTALTVNTGRLQVELPRDKSALLGKVWLDSSGDGRFSDDEMISDGGQSLLTAGGKTGTAQPATLRIMRRGPLHSIIRVDGSLKGENAALGDQVDLHFYAGRSDVVVHHTFTNTNTTKAFSELNSLTLTQGLALGADPKGQFGPDGSRSVTAPTPLPQQGATLWQGFDDNFRVTGLGADASGKRAANWGDVTGSKAGLTVAVRYLWQLYPKSLTLRPDSVSIGLMPPFAPGTYKISKEGELEDKLYYYLKDDVYKLKCGMSKHHELLFAFHGPGEAPAANEAVAFDEPPLLKAGKNWYCDSKAFGDILPSSPELGGLFLTYERNVEKAVTGYLQSRERGREYGMLDFGDWWGERGRNWGNIEYDSQYAFYLQFVRSGDERYYRLAEQAARHNHDVDMIHAGDPHQIGKVYAHCIGHTGSYYDHKINDQGSPGGGCSVSHSWCEGYLADHFLSGDVRGLESAALLTDAYDGYYTNNYDFGNNRTNGWHLILTMGMYRATSDPYYLNAARIIMDRTREREDPGGGWIREMMPGHCYCLPRHRGEAAFMMGVLMSGLRDFNQVARDPDVDRMIAGAAHYLIRTTWVPERKAMRYTSCPVSSAGGGLSELITEGMMHGYMCRPDKVLGDVVKTGTVQEVRSVSGFGKSFTQQIRRTPAILYQFAQADMDNYNFSPGQSVQIVLRQSVDRGFMVTLRPRGQGALGGTATLTRDGKTVAEAKLDQRPAVVLEVPPGSGLGLYLLQLDLAGQVPWDFDCDLDSQVVDVSRPTRFGPGLRLPSYMVQLPGNGKTTLVLRGLGKGSYKAALRAPGGKVFPVSFGDKPVSLVADPAAGAKGPCELSLTSCPGAFELQIKGTLPYLSYWPSQLFAQGEPLPGLNIQGNLGPGGSREVTLDASASTDVDNDITGYAWDFGDGQRGQGKVAKHTYAKEGTFTVTLTVSDKLGTASSAKRVVSMPPDWVLALDPRQAVIVEAENFSGQGAGAVEIVDRVANIGRMVTKWEASMGHWLEWSFDLPEAGDYTIVLRYCTASDPSKRALTIDGQPPTAGGVELVLPNTGGYCTDRDNWQFFRIPAQPGGASSDQPARFHLAAGKHVLRLANVTGGLGLDQIIISRGK from the coding sequence ATGCGAATGCTCTTGCCCGTGCTGCTGCTGGCTCTGTGCCTGTGCGTGCCGCTGTGCGCCCAGAACGCCGACACCGATGGCGACGGCGTGCCCGATGCCATCGAGAAGCAGCTTGCCACCGACCCCAACTTCGCCGAACAGCTCACGCTGGTGGCGACCGACAAGACGAAGGCCGAAGGCGATGGCTGCGGCAAGGACAACTACACGCCCGGGCTTGACGTGGTCGCCGTGTCCGTGGGCAATGTAGCCGGCAACCGCTACCTGTGGCGCGTGGACTTCGCCGACACCTGCGCCTGTGACAAGGGCGGCTTCATCATCTACCTGTACGGCGATGACAGCAAGGCCACCGGGCGGTCGGACATGGGCTGCGAGTACATGCTCGTGTACGGCCAGGGCTCGGCCGGCCTGCGCGCCTTCGCCGCCGACGGCAAGGAGACCCCTGAGCCGCTGCGGGCGGCCATGCTGGGCAAGAGCCTGTACCTGTGCGCCGATGTGAACATCCAGCAGCAGGAGGGCGAGGCCGTGGGCGCCTTCCAGGTGCTGACCGAGACGCGCGACCCGTACAAGGGCATGGACAGCATCGGCCTGACGAAGTTCGCCGTGGCCGGCGACAGCCCCCGCGCCAAGATCATCGGCCCGCAGGACCTGACCGCCAGCCGCAACATGCAGGTGACCTGGGGCTTCCGCCTGCTCGAACGCCTCAAGCAGGACCCCAAGACCACCGTCCTGCACCCGTGGGAGGGGACGCTGAGCGGCTATGAGCTCAACATCCAGACGGAGTATGTGAACCGGCACGTCATGTGCGTGGGCCGCACTCCGCACACCATCACCGTGAAGGCGCCGCGGGCAGGCAAGCTGCACGTGGGCTTCATCACCTACCAGTCCGGCGGGCGCAAGAACATCGTGCTGAGCGTCGGCGGCAAGGAAGCGGGCATGGCGGTCGCGGGCGAGCAGAACAACCGCGAGTGCCTGTTCTTCACCGACAAGCCTCTCGACCTCAAGGCAGGCACGGAGATCGCACTGGAGGCGGTGGCGGGGACGCCGCTCATCGAGGAAGTCCTGCTGCTGCCGCAGCCCCCGTCCGTCACGAAGCTGGCGCGCAAGCTGACGAACCTGGAAGCCCGCCCGGCCCTGACCCCCGACGGGCGCCTGGTGGGCGAAGTGACCTTCATCACGACGTGGCCGACGGTCTGCACCGTGCGCGTGGGGCCGAACGTCCCGGACGGCCCCACGTCGGTCCAGGACCCCGAGCCCTTCGCCAACCACCGCTTCTGGCTCAATGACCTCAAGCCGGGCCAGAAGTACGATGTCACCGTCGAGGCCCAGACCCCCGAGGGCGAGACGGTCAGGCAGCAGGCTGCCTTTGTGGCCGCCATCCAGCCGCCCCCGGGGTCGGTGAAGCAGACCGCTCTGCCCCTGACGATGGCCAACGACTACCCCTTCGAGCTGAAGGCCTGGCCGGTCACGCAGGGGCTGCCCTTCCCACAGGGCGCGCTGGTGTCGGCCGATCACCTCAAGCTACTCGACGCCGCCGGTCGCGAAGTGCCGCTGCAGGCCACGGTGCTGTGCTACTGGCCCGACTACTCCATCAAGTGGGTCCTGCTGGACTTCCAGACCGACCTACAGGCCAAGCAGACAGTGTCGTTCACGCTCCAGTACGGCACGCAGGTCAAGCGCACGCCTATTGCCCGACCACTGCAGATCACCGAGGGGCAGACGGCTCTCACCGTGAACACGGGCAGGCTGCAGGTCGAGCTGCCGCGCGACAAGTCGGCGCTGCTCGGGAAGGTGTGGCTCGACAGCAGCGGCGACGGTCGGTTCAGCGATGACGAGATGATCTCCGACGGCGGCCAGAGCCTCCTCACCGCCGGTGGCAAGACCGGGACGGCCCAGCCGGCGACGCTGAGGATCATGCGCCGCGGCCCGCTGCACAGCATCATCCGCGTGGACGGCAGCCTCAAGGGTGAGAACGCTGCCCTGGGCGATCAGGTGGACCTGCACTTCTATGCCGGCAGGAGCGACGTGGTCGTGCACCACACCTTCACGAACACGAACACGACGAAGGCGTTCTCGGAGCTGAACTCGTTGACGCTGACCCAGGGCCTGGCTCTGGGTGCTGACCCGAAGGGGCAGTTCGGCCCGGACGGGTCGCGGTCGGTGACCGCTCCCACACCGCTTCCCCAGCAGGGCGCGACTCTCTGGCAGGGCTTTGACGACAACTTCCGCGTCACGGGCCTGGGCGCCGACGCCTCCGGCAAGCGCGCCGCCAACTGGGGTGATGTCACCGGCAGCAAGGCCGGGCTGACCGTCGCCGTCCGCTACCTTTGGCAGCTCTACCCCAAGTCCCTGACCCTCAGACCCGACAGCGTGTCCATCGGCCTCATGCCGCCGTTCGCCCCCGGCACCTACAAGATCAGCAAGGAAGGCGAGCTGGAGGACAAGCTCTACTACTACCTCAAGGACGATGTCTACAAGCTCAAGTGCGGCATGAGTAAGCACCACGAATTGCTCTTCGCCTTCCACGGTCCCGGCGAGGCCCCGGCTGCGAACGAGGCCGTGGCCTTCGACGAGCCGCCCCTCCTCAAGGCCGGCAAGAACTGGTACTGCGACTCGAAGGCCTTTGGCGACATCCTGCCCTCCAGCCCCGAACTCGGCGGCCTCTTCCTGACTTACGAGCGCAATGTGGAGAAGGCCGTGACGGGGTACCTGCAGAGCCGCGAGCGGGGTCGTGAGTACGGGATGCTCGACTTCGGCGACTGGTGGGGCGAGCGCGGGCGCAACTGGGGCAACATCGAGTATGACAGCCAGTATGCCTTCTACCTGCAGTTCGTGCGCAGCGGCGATGAGCGCTACTACCGGCTGGCCGAGCAGGCCGCGCGGCACAACCACGATGTGGACATGATCCACGCCGGTGACCCCCACCAGATCGGCAAGGTGTACGCCCACTGCATCGGCCACACCGGCAGCTACTACGACCACAAGATCAACGATCAGGGCAGCCCCGGTGGCGGCTGCTCCGTGTCGCATAGCTGGTGCGAGGGCTACCTGGCCGACCACTTCCTGTCCGGCGACGTGCGCGGCCTGGAATCCGCGGCGCTGCTCACGGACGCGTACGACGGCTACTACACGAACAACTACGACTTCGGCAACAACCGCACCAACGGCTGGCACCTCATCCTGACCATGGGCATGTACCGCGCCACGAGCGATCCGTACTACCTCAACGCCGCGCGCATCATCATGGACCGGACCCGCGAACGTGAGGACCCCGGCGGCGGCTGGATTCGCGAGATGATGCCGGGTCACTGCTACTGCCTGCCGCGCCACCGGGGCGAGGCCGCCTTCATGATGGGCGTCCTGATGTCCGGCCTGCGCGACTTCAACCAGGTCGCCCGCGACCCGGATGTGGACCGGATGATCGCCGGCGCGGCGCACTACCTGATCCGCACCACGTGGGTGCCGGAGCGGAAGGCCATGCGCTACACGAGCTGCCCGGTCAGCAGTGCCGGCGGCGGCCTGTCCGAACTCATCACCGAGGGCATGATGCATGGCTACATGTGTCGCCCGGACAAGGTGCTCGGTGACGTCGTGAAGACCGGGACGGTGCAAGAAGTGCGCAGCGTCAGCGGCTTCGGCAAGAGCTTTACCCAGCAGATCCGCCGCACCCCGGCCATCTTGTACCAGTTCGCCCAGGCCGACATGGACAACTACAACTTCTCCCCCGGCCAGAGCGTGCAGATTGTGCTCCGCCAGTCCGTAGACCGCGGCTTCATGGTGACCCTCAGGCCCCGCGGGCAGGGCGCGCTGGGCGGCACGGCGACCCTCACCAGGGATGGCAAGACTGTTGCCGAGGCCAAGCTCGACCAGCGCCCGGCCGTTGTCCTGGAAGTGCCACCGGGCAGCGGCCTGGGTCTGTACCTGCTGCAGCTGGACCTCGCCGGGCAGGTGCCGTGGGACTTCGACTGCGATCTGGATAGTCAGGTCGTGGACGTGAGCCGCCCCACGCGCTTCGGCCCCGGCCTGCGCCTCCCCTCGTACATGGTGCAGCTCCCTGGCAACGGCAAGACGACGCTTGTGCTGCGGGGCCTGGGCAAGGGCAGCTACAAGGCCGCGCTGCGCGCTCCCGGTGGCAAGGTCTTCCCGGTCAGCTTCGGCGACAAGCCGGTATCTCTGGTGGCCGACCCGGCTGCCGGGGCCAAGGGGCCGTGCGAGCTGAGCCTCACCTCCTGTCCCGGCGCCTTCGAGCTGCAGATCAAGGGCACGCTGCCGTACCTGAGCTACTGGCCCAGCCAGCTCTTCGCCCAGGGCGAGCCGCTGCCGGGCCTGAACATCCAGGGCAACCTCGGCCCCGGCGGCAGCCGTGAGGTCACGCTCGACGCCTCGGCCAGCACCGACGTGGACAACGACATCACCGGCTATGCGTGGGACTTCGGCGACGGTCAGAGGGGCCAGGGGAAGGTCGCGAAGCACACCTACGCCAAAGAGGGGACGTTCACGGTGACGCTGACCGTGTCCGACAAGCTCGGCACCGCGTCCTCGGCCAAGCGCGTGGTCTCGATGCCGCCGGACTGGGTGCTGGCCCTCGACCCGCGCCAGGCGGTCATCGTCGAGGCCGAGAACTTCAGCGGCCAGGGCGCGGGCGCCGTGGAGATCGTGGATCGCGTCGCCAACATCGGACGGATGGTCACGAAGTGGGAGGCCAGCATGGGGCACTGGCTGGAGTGGAGCTTCGATCTCCCCGAGGCCGGCGACTACACCATCGTGCTGCGCTACTGCACTGCCTCCGATCCGTCGAAGCGGGCGCTGACGATCGACGGGCAGCCGCCGACGGCCGGCGGCGTGGAACTCGTACTGCCCAACACGGGCGGCTACTGCACCGACCGCGACAACTGGCAGTTCTTCCGCATCCCGGCCCAGCCCGGCGGGGCGAGCAGCGACCAGCCCGCCCGCTTCCATCTCGCGGCCGGCAAGCACGTGCTGCGCCTGGCCAATGTCACCGGCGGACTGGGGCTGGACCAGATCATCATCAGCCGCGGGAAGTAG
- a CDS encoding glycoside hydrolase has translation MTIADRGIVARSSAERPSLAFPSICVLPGGRWLCGFRAAPTKAGMAGQQAMLCRSDDEGRTWTEPAAPFAPPDIRGCPGLFRALCCTATGGDGVVALVYWVDYSDPERPFFNEETEGLLGSRLWLARSPDRGATWSELELIDTAPYDMPTPPTGPVLVLADGRWALQCELNKPYLDRAPWRHSSVLMFSSDRGRTWPEHLRVTDDPDRRVFYWDQRPGVLADGTLLDLFWTYDRCAGAYLNIHACQSRDHGRTWGELWDTGVPGQPAQPVSLPDGRLLMAYVDRRGAPTIKARTSRDGGRTWPPDTETIICEPRLDRQSADRTTMQEAWEEMYGFSLGLPATAALPDGDVLVVYYSGSAADETDIEWVRLRG, from the coding sequence ATGACCATCGCGGACAGGGGCATCGTCGCACGCTCGAGTGCGGAGAGGCCGAGCCTGGCCTTCCCGAGCATCTGCGTGCTGCCCGGCGGACGTTGGCTGTGCGGCTTTCGCGCAGCGCCCACCAAGGCGGGCATGGCTGGACAGCAGGCGATGCTGTGTCGGTCGGACGACGAGGGCCGCACCTGGACCGAGCCCGCGGCGCCCTTTGCGCCGCCGGACATTCGCGGGTGTCCTGGCCTGTTCCGCGCTCTCTGCTGTACCGCTACCGGTGGCGACGGCGTCGTTGCGCTCGTGTACTGGGTGGACTACTCCGACCCCGAGCGACCGTTCTTCAATGAGGAGACGGAGGGGCTGCTGGGCTCGCGGCTGTGGCTGGCGCGGTCGCCCGACCGCGGTGCGACATGGTCTGAACTGGAACTGATTGACACGGCGCCCTATGACATGCCGACCCCGCCTACGGGGCCGGTGCTTGTCCTCGCCGACGGGCGCTGGGCACTGCAGTGCGAGCTCAACAAGCCGTACCTCGACCGCGCGCCGTGGCGCCACTCGTCGGTGCTCATGTTCTCCTCAGACCGTGGACGGACATGGCCGGAGCACCTACGGGTGACGGATGATCCTGACCGCCGCGTCTTCTACTGGGACCAGCGCCCGGGCGTGCTGGCAGACGGGACGCTGCTTGACCTCTTCTGGACCTACGACCGGTGCGCCGGCGCGTATCTGAACATCCATGCGTGCCAGTCGCGCGACCACGGACGCACGTGGGGAGAGCTGTGGGACACCGGTGTCCCGGGCCAGCCAGCACAGCCCGTGTCGTTGCCGGACGGGCGGCTGCTGATGGCGTATGTGGACCGCAGGGGCGCGCCAACCATCAAGGCACGCACGAGCAGGGACGGCGGGCGCACCTGGCCGCCGGACACAGAGACCATCATCTGCGAGCCGCGCCTGGACCGCCAGAGCGCCGACCGGACGACGATGCAGGAGGCGTGGGAGGAGATGTACGGCTTCAGCCTGGGCCTGCCCGCTACGGCCGCTCTGCCCGATGGCGACGTGCTGGTCGTCTACTACAGCGGTTCGGCAGCAGATGAGACGGACATCGAGTGGGTGAGGCTGAGGGGCTGA